In a genomic window of Onychostoma macrolepis isolate SWU-2019 chromosome 08, ASM1243209v1, whole genome shotgun sequence:
- the kcnq2a gene encoding potassium voltage-gated channel, KQT-like subfamily, member 2a isoform X2, whose amino-acid sequence MVKKSANGEVYHPPAGEKKLKVGFVGLDPGAAETSRDGALLIAGSESTKRGSILCRPRSRGSIAHKRNARYRRLQNFLYNALERPRGWAFIYHAYVFLLVFSCLVLSVFATIKEYKKSSESALYILEIVTIVVFGVEYIVRIWAAGCCCRYRGWRGRLRFARKPFCIIDIMVLFASVSVLAAGSQGNVFATSAIRSLRFLQILRMLRMDRRGGTWKLLGSVVYAHSKELITAWYIGFLCLILASFLVYSVEKDDNAEMFETYADALWWGLITLTTIGYGDKYPVTWNGRLIAATFSLIGVAFFALPAGILGSGFALKVQEQHRQKHFEKRRNPAAALIQAAWRFYATNLSRTDLVSTWDFYEQTVSVPMYRLIPPVNQLDILRSLKGKSGFRKDSQLEVAPSRKPSLKEKGSPSKSTGGKEAKTPKPEEGVKESPSKVTKSLSFTERNKAKHAFKMKDGASRQNSEEASLPEDFGDDRGFHSEFVPDLSPGLKVTIRAICIMRFLVSKRRFKESLRPYDVMDVIEQYSAGHLDMLSRIKNLQSRVDQIVGKGAAAGEKDKPKSDTEMAEDPSMMGRLNKMEKQVGAMDLKLNFLVSVYTTHMGIPRSETEALLGFKIPYPAPPYHSPDDKSEKAQDANEKSVSPVHPGPNGTPTDSQCRPSTSWHQQDDHPLSVPLWNNSRGVSPIGTDDPSLYRLPPPPFYENGDSSRSRRSRRPVQQQAAIESDTSLSIPSVDHEELERSFSGFSISQAREEDYVPPVSLGLFGGGGGTLCTRLRPYLAEGESDTDSDLYTPGAPSPLSFTGEGPFGDRMWPGLK is encoded by the exons ATGGTGAAAAAATCCGCCAACGGTGAAGTTTATCACCCTCCGGCAGGGGAGAAGAAACTGAAAGTCGGCTTTGTGGGACTGGACCCCGGGGCTGCGGAGACGAGCCGAGACGGGGCACTTCTTATCGCCGGTTCCGAGAGCACAAAACGGGGCAGCATCCTGTGCAGACCGAGGTCCAGGGGGAGCATCGCTCACAAAAGAAACGCGCGTTATCGCAGACTGCAAAATTTCCTTTACAATGCGCTGGAAAGACCCCGCGGCTGGGCGTTCATTTACCACGCTTATGT GTTTCTGCTGGTGTTTTCCTGTCTGGTTCTGTCAGTGTTCGCAACAATCAAAGAATACAAGAAAAGCTCTGAGAGTGCCTTGTACATCCTG GAAATTGTGACAATCGTGGTGTTTGGTGTGGAATATATTGTGCGGATTTGGGCAGCGGGCTGCTGCTGTCGCTACAGAGGATGGAGAGGAAGGCTGAGATTTGCACGCAAACCCTTCTGTATCATCG ATATCATGGTCCTTTTTGCCTCGGTGTCTGTGCTGGCCGCTGGCTCACAGGGAAATGTTTTTGCCACCTCCGCCATTCGGAGTCTGAGGTTTCTTCAGATCCTTCGAATGCTGCGTATGGACCGGCGCGGTGGCACATGGAAGCTCCTGGGATCTGTGGTTTACGCACACAGCAAG GAACTCATTACGGCGTGGTATATTGGATTCCTTTGTCTTATCCTGGCATCTTTCTTGGTGTACTCAGTGGAGAAGGATGACAATGCAGAGATGTTCGAGACCTACGCAGACGCCCTCTGGTGGGGGCTG ATCACTCTTACAACTATTGGTTATGGGGACAAGTATCCTGTCACATGGAACGGGCGTCTAATTGCTGCCACATTCAGTTTGATCGGTGTAGCTTTTTTCGCTCTTCCTGCG GGTATCCTGGGCTCAGGATTTGCTCTAAAGGTTCAAGAGCAGCACAGACAGAAGCATTTTGAGAAGCGTCGTAACCCTGCTGCAGCTCTTATCCAG GCAGCTTGGAGATTTTATGCCACAAATCTTTCCCGGACAGACCTGGTGTCCACATGGGACTTTTATGAGCAGACTGTGTCGGTCCCAATGTACAG ACTCATCCCTCCTGTAAATCAGCTCGACATATTAAGGAGCCTGAAGGGAAAATCTGGTTTCAG GAAGGACTCCCAGCTAGAAGTCGCTCCAAG TCGTAAACCCAGCTTGAAAGAGAAAGGCAGTCCCTCTAAAAGCACCGGGGGGAAGGAAGCCAAGACCCCCAAGCCAGAGGAGGGAGTCAAAGAGAGTCCAAGCAAAGTGACCAAGAGCTTGAGCTTCACAGAGCGGAACAAAGCAAAACACGCTTTCAAAATGAAAGATGGAGCTTCTCGGCAGAACTCTGAAG AGGCAAGTCTTCCAGAAGATTTTGGGGATGACAGAGGTTTCCACTCTGAGTTTGTGCCGGATCTGTCTCCGGGACTCAAGGTCACCATCAGAGCGATCTG TATTATGCGGTTCCTGGTGTCTAAGAGGAGATTTAAAGAGAGCCTCAGGCCTTATGATGTGATGGATGTGATCGAGCAGTACTCAGCAGGCCATCTGGACATGCTATCACGCATCAAAAACCTTCAGTCCAG AGTGGATCAGATTGTGGGAAAGGGAGCTGCGGCAGGAGAAAAGGACAAGCCCAAAAGCGACACGGAGATGGCTGAGGACCCAAGCATGATGGGACGTCTTAACAAGATGGAAAAGCAG GTGGGGGCAATGGACCTCAAACTCAACTTTTTGGTCAGCGTGTACACCACACATATGGGCATCCCACGATCTGAGACCGAAGCCCTCCTTGGCTTTAAAATCCCTTACCCTGCTCCTCCCTACCACAGCCCTGACGATAAGAGCGAGAAAGCACAGGACGCGAATGAAAAGAGTGTATCCCCTGTCCATCCTGGTCCCAACGGGACTCCCACCGATAGCCAGTGTCGGCCCTCTACCTCATGGCATCAGCAGGATGACCATCCCCTCAGTGTGCCTCTCTGGAACAACAGCCGAGGAGTTTCGCCAATAGGCACTGATGACCCCTCACTGTACCGCCTCCCTCCTCCGCCGTTCTATGAGAATGGGGACAGCAGCCGCTCACGTAGGTCCAGGAGACCCGTCCAGCAGCAGGCAGCCATCGAGAGCGACACGTCCCTCTCCATTCCCTCAGTGGACCATGAGGAACTAGAGCGCTCTTTTAGCGGCTTTAGCATTTCTCAGGCCAGGGAAGAGGATTATGTGCCTCCGGTGAGTCTGGGGCTTTTTGGTGGAGGCGGCGGGACTCTGTGCACCCGCCTCAGGCCTTATCTGGCCGAGGGGGAGTCGGATACGGACTCTGACCTCTATACACCGGGAGCGCCGTCCCCTCTTTCGTTTACCGGAGAGGGGCCTTTCGGTGACCGGATGTGGCCTGGTCTGAAATAG
- the si:dkey-183p4.10 gene encoding protein PFC0760c isoform X1 — translation MDQNITDILNDAFKETETNVEQLNFDDNAATAHSINVPQNEPDMEEESSGSDSDIDLKWTNREEETKHCFENNRNFSLDEQSMKAGSTLCGSWDDNDAVKNKTQTQNQQLSFHEEDCRESEFEIYEDIHKMSKEQSEDVNVPEMVLPKGAHYGLDTMSTWTQVETTSHLLSYQMVDKSENESSTLKEERMEPNSTEEHVLQHGHFSAIQSTLQDWPVASVKVQSGDEMKEFTEEDHEGHERDEEGLAEYPSDLSESDSGDSSEGPEGGQPNRMDTKQAEVQAVGRGCSYETKNPEEPLLPYSVVTSREDDDVQKKDECMDPADMLTYVKNEDLYVETTTGKSDDDVLFQTDAEYHREISNVGENSDYGISGNFQSNSNESYTNEQPDYDSDFSSDGDDYLENQEDIPEFLSHTVSEDKNTPLQKQEHTFTKDFATDWNSIEHEVVDGVVKDSLKPEMCNVEGLSSTHETVMEGSTETDSSENISVGESHPSVKTDQNNKEHNSEHSEVSDTGENINTFLPGTFWSQDILKLDEYDWEINQGEVICDEEDNYLEELENDEVEAEGDWEKEKARIEAFNRYYESVEGEEIKGRSHKVTFCLEPESSQYEEDSYSSEEELSTIVYISELHPPESSSVKQDQSNKEASREPSHIRENISTLLMDEDNTKFDDYDCDINEEFKINSSIRVCDDDDDHDFLEKLKIEIERDMKQEQARIDTSNRYYEEDQNEVTDRSHKVMLRFRQQSSQNEEDNDSSEQESNTEDDTASIPRTEDQSDSDEPNDRRLYTGRYKVLPKGVQKADKQLKEQHKRNKCLVLLSSVLAVSLATAVGVLSYLWATDGLDWIY, via the exons ATGGATCAAAACATTACTGATATTCTGAATGATGCATTCAAAG AAACAGAGACAAACGTTGAGCAACTAAACTTCGATGATAACGCAGCAACCGCACACAGCATTAATGTACCTCAAAATGAGCCAGACATGGAGGAGGAATCCAGTGGATCTGATTCTGACATAGATTTAAAGTGGACGAATAGGGAAGAGGAAACTAAGCACTGTTTTGAGAACAATAGGAACTTCTCTTTAGATGAACAAAGCATGAAGGCAGGATCTACGCTTTGTGGTTCATGGGATGACAACGATGCAGTCAAAAACAAGACACAAACCCAAAACCAGCAATTAAGCTTCCATGAAGAGGATTGCAGAGAAAGTGAATTTGAGATATATGAAGATATCCATAAAATGAGCAAGGAACAATCTGAAGATGTCAACGTGCCAGAAATGGTTCTCCCAAAAGGAGCTCACTATGGTCTGGATACAATGAGCACATGGACTCAGGTGGAGACCACATCTCATCTACTGTCCTACCAGATGGtggataaatctgaaaatgagaGCTCAACATTAAAAGAGGAAAGAATGGAGCCTAACAGCACTGAGGAACATGTCCTTCAGCATGGACATTTTAGCGCCATACAGTCAACACTGCAAGACTGGCCAGTAGCATCAGTGAAGGTCCAGTCTGGGGATGAGATGAAAGAGTTTACAGAAGAAGATCATGAGGGCCATGAGAGAGACGAGGAAGGTTTAGCAGAGTATCCCTCCGATCTGTCTGAAAGTGACAGTGGGGACAGCAGTGAAGGTCCTGAGGGTGGACAACCCAATCGCATGGACACCAAGCAAGCTGAGGTGCAGGCTGTAGGCCGAGGTTGTTCCTATGAGACAAAGAACCCAGAAGAACCTCTACTGCCTTACAGTGTTGTAACTTCAAGGGAAGATGATGATGTCCAAAAGAAAGATGAATGTATGGATCCTGCAGACATGCTTACTTATGTCAAGAATGAGGATCTGTATGTGGAGACAACAACTGGGAAATCTGATGATGACGTATTGTTCCAAACAGATGCTGAATATCATCGTGAGATTTCAAACGTTGGGGAAAATTCTGATTATGGAATCTCTGGGAATTTCCAATCAAATTCCAATGAATCCTACACGAATGAGCAGCCTGACTATGACAGTGATTTCAGCAGTGATGGTGACGACTACCTTGAAAACCAAGAAGATATACCTGAATTCCTTTCACATACAGTCTCAGAGGACAAAAACACACCTCTCCAGAAACAAGAGCACACCTTCACAAAGGACTTTGCTACAGACTGGAACAGTATCGAGCATGAAGTAGTGGATGGGGTGGTCAAAGACAGCTTGAAACCAGAGATGTGCAATGTAGAAGGTTTATCAAGCACTCATGAAACTGTAATGGAAGGTTCTACTGAGACTGATTCATCTGAAAACATAAGTGTTGGTGAGTCACATCCATCAGTGAAAACAGACCAGAACAACAAAGAACATAACAGTGAACATTCAGAAGTTTCAGACACTGGAGAAAATATCAACACTTTTTTACCTGGGACGTTTTGGTCTCAGGACATCCTGAAGCTTGATGAATATGACTGGGAGATTAATCAAGGAGAGGTGATCTGTGATGAAGAGGACAATTACCTGGAAGAGCTGGAGAACGATGAGGTGGAGGCCGAGGGGGACTGGGAGAAAGAAAAGGCAAGAATTGAAGCATTTAACAGATACTATGAGTCTGTCGAAGGCGAGGAAATCAAGG GGAGAAGCCACAAAGTGACATtttgtttggagccagagtcctCTCAGTATGAGGAGGATAGTTACAG CAGTGAAGAGGAACTGAGCACAATAGTTTACATCAGTGAGTTGCATCCTCCAGAGTCCAGTTCAGTCAAACAAGACCAAAGCAACAAGGAAGCCAGCCGTGAACCCTCACACATCAGagaaaatatcagcacccttctGATGGATGAGGACAACACGAAGTTTGATGATTATGACTGTGATATTAATGAAGAATTTAAAATTAACTCAAGTATAAGGGTCTGTGATGACGACGACGATCACGATTTCTTGGAGAAGCTGAAAATTGAAATAGAGAGGGATATGAAGCAGGAACAAGCGAGAATTGACACATCTAACAGATATTATGAAGAGGACCAAAATGAGG TCACAGACAGGTCCCACAAAGTTATGTTAAGATTTCGCCAACAATCTTCTCAAAATGAGGAAGATAATGATAG CAGTGAACAGGAATCAAACACAGAAGATGACACTGCCAGCATCCCGAGGACTGAG GACCAAAGCGATTCTGATGAACCAAATGATAGACGCTTGTATACAGGAAGATACAAAGTCTTACCAAAGGGGGTGCAAAAGGCAGACAAGCAGCTGAAGGAACAACACAAGAGAAATAAG TGTCTTGTCCTGCTGAGTTCAGTGTTAGCAGTGAGTCTAGCGACTGCGGTGGGTGTGCTGTCTTACTTGTGGGCCACAGACGGCCTGGATTGGATCTACTGA
- the si:dkey-183p4.10 gene encoding protein PFC0760c isoform X2 translates to MDQNITDILNDAFKETETNVEQLNFDDNAATAHSINVPQNEPDMEEESSGSDSDIDLKWTNREEETKHCFENNRNFSLDEQSMKAGSTLCGSWDDNDAVKNKTQTQNQQLSFHEEDCRESEFEIYEDIHKMSKEQSEDVNVPEMVLPKGAHYGLDTMSTWTQVETTSHLLSYQMVDKSENESSTLKEERMEPNSTEEHVLQHGHFSAIQSTLQDWPVASVKVQSGDEMKEFTEEDHEGHERDEEGLAEYPSDLSESDSGDSSEGPEGGQPNRMDTKQAEVQAVGRGCSYETKNPEEPLLPYSVVTSREDDDVQKKDECMDPADMLTYVKNEDLYVETTTGKSDDDVLFQTDAEYHREISNVGENSDYGISGNFQSNSNESYTNEQPDYDSDFSSDGDDYLENQEDIPEFLSHTVSEDKNTPLQKQEHTFTKDFATDWNSIEHEVVDGVVKDSLKPEMCNVEGLSSTHETVMEGSTETDSSENISVGESHPSVKTDQNNKEHNSEHSEVSDTGENINTFLPGTFWSQDILKLDEYDWEINQGEVICDEEDNYLEELENDEVEAEGDWEKEKARIEAFNRYYESVEGEEIKGRSHKVTFCLEPESSQYEEDSYSEEELSTIVYISELHPPESSSVKQDQSNKEASREPSHIRENISTLLMDEDNTKFDDYDCDINEEFKINSSIRVCDDDDDHDFLEKLKIEIERDMKQEQARIDTSNRYYEEDQNEVTDRSHKVMLRFRQQSSQNEEDNDSSEQESNTEDDTASIPRTEDQSDSDEPNDRRLYTGRYKVLPKGVQKADKQLKEQHKRNKCLVLLSSVLAVSLATAVGVLSYLWATDGLDWIY, encoded by the exons ATGGATCAAAACATTACTGATATTCTGAATGATGCATTCAAAG AAACAGAGACAAACGTTGAGCAACTAAACTTCGATGATAACGCAGCAACCGCACACAGCATTAATGTACCTCAAAATGAGCCAGACATGGAGGAGGAATCCAGTGGATCTGATTCTGACATAGATTTAAAGTGGACGAATAGGGAAGAGGAAACTAAGCACTGTTTTGAGAACAATAGGAACTTCTCTTTAGATGAACAAAGCATGAAGGCAGGATCTACGCTTTGTGGTTCATGGGATGACAACGATGCAGTCAAAAACAAGACACAAACCCAAAACCAGCAATTAAGCTTCCATGAAGAGGATTGCAGAGAAAGTGAATTTGAGATATATGAAGATATCCATAAAATGAGCAAGGAACAATCTGAAGATGTCAACGTGCCAGAAATGGTTCTCCCAAAAGGAGCTCACTATGGTCTGGATACAATGAGCACATGGACTCAGGTGGAGACCACATCTCATCTACTGTCCTACCAGATGGtggataaatctgaaaatgagaGCTCAACATTAAAAGAGGAAAGAATGGAGCCTAACAGCACTGAGGAACATGTCCTTCAGCATGGACATTTTAGCGCCATACAGTCAACACTGCAAGACTGGCCAGTAGCATCAGTGAAGGTCCAGTCTGGGGATGAGATGAAAGAGTTTACAGAAGAAGATCATGAGGGCCATGAGAGAGACGAGGAAGGTTTAGCAGAGTATCCCTCCGATCTGTCTGAAAGTGACAGTGGGGACAGCAGTGAAGGTCCTGAGGGTGGACAACCCAATCGCATGGACACCAAGCAAGCTGAGGTGCAGGCTGTAGGCCGAGGTTGTTCCTATGAGACAAAGAACCCAGAAGAACCTCTACTGCCTTACAGTGTTGTAACTTCAAGGGAAGATGATGATGTCCAAAAGAAAGATGAATGTATGGATCCTGCAGACATGCTTACTTATGTCAAGAATGAGGATCTGTATGTGGAGACAACAACTGGGAAATCTGATGATGACGTATTGTTCCAAACAGATGCTGAATATCATCGTGAGATTTCAAACGTTGGGGAAAATTCTGATTATGGAATCTCTGGGAATTTCCAATCAAATTCCAATGAATCCTACACGAATGAGCAGCCTGACTATGACAGTGATTTCAGCAGTGATGGTGACGACTACCTTGAAAACCAAGAAGATATACCTGAATTCCTTTCACATACAGTCTCAGAGGACAAAAACACACCTCTCCAGAAACAAGAGCACACCTTCACAAAGGACTTTGCTACAGACTGGAACAGTATCGAGCATGAAGTAGTGGATGGGGTGGTCAAAGACAGCTTGAAACCAGAGATGTGCAATGTAGAAGGTTTATCAAGCACTCATGAAACTGTAATGGAAGGTTCTACTGAGACTGATTCATCTGAAAACATAAGTGTTGGTGAGTCACATCCATCAGTGAAAACAGACCAGAACAACAAAGAACATAACAGTGAACATTCAGAAGTTTCAGACACTGGAGAAAATATCAACACTTTTTTACCTGGGACGTTTTGGTCTCAGGACATCCTGAAGCTTGATGAATATGACTGGGAGATTAATCAAGGAGAGGTGATCTGTGATGAAGAGGACAATTACCTGGAAGAGCTGGAGAACGATGAGGTGGAGGCCGAGGGGGACTGGGAGAAAGAAAAGGCAAGAATTGAAGCATTTAACAGATACTATGAGTCTGTCGAAGGCGAGGAAATCAAGG GGAGAAGCCACAAAGTGACATtttgtttggagccagagtcctCTCAGTATGAGGAGGATAGTTACAG TGAAGAGGAACTGAGCACAATAGTTTACATCAGTGAGTTGCATCCTCCAGAGTCCAGTTCAGTCAAACAAGACCAAAGCAACAAGGAAGCCAGCCGTGAACCCTCACACATCAGagaaaatatcagcacccttctGATGGATGAGGACAACACGAAGTTTGATGATTATGACTGTGATATTAATGAAGAATTTAAAATTAACTCAAGTATAAGGGTCTGTGATGACGACGACGATCACGATTTCTTGGAGAAGCTGAAAATTGAAATAGAGAGGGATATGAAGCAGGAACAAGCGAGAATTGACACATCTAACAGATATTATGAAGAGGACCAAAATGAGG TCACAGACAGGTCCCACAAAGTTATGTTAAGATTTCGCCAACAATCTTCTCAAAATGAGGAAGATAATGATAG CAGTGAACAGGAATCAAACACAGAAGATGACACTGCCAGCATCCCGAGGACTGAG GACCAAAGCGATTCTGATGAACCAAATGATAGACGCTTGTATACAGGAAGATACAAAGTCTTACCAAAGGGGGTGCAAAAGGCAGACAAGCAGCTGAAGGAACAACACAAGAGAAATAAG TGTCTTGTCCTGCTGAGTTCAGTGTTAGCAGTGAGTCTAGCGACTGCGGTGGGTGTGCTGTCTTACTTGTGGGCCACAGACGGCCTGGATTGGATCTACTGA
- the kcnq2a gene encoding potassium voltage-gated channel, KQT-like subfamily, member 2a isoform X1, producing the protein MVKKSANGEVYHPPAGEKKLKVGFVGLDPGAAETSRDGALLIAGSESTKRGSILCRPRSRGSIAHKRNARYRRLQNFLYNALERPRGWAFIYHAYVFLLVFSCLVLSVFATIKEYKKSSESALYILEIVTIVVFGVEYIVRIWAAGCCCRYRGWRGRLRFARKPFCIIDIMVLFASVSVLAAGSQGNVFATSAIRSLRFLQILRMLRMDRRGGTWKLLGSVVYAHSKELITAWYIGFLCLILASFLVYSVEKDDNAEMFETYADALWWGLITLTTIGYGDKYPVTWNGRLIAATFSLIGVAFFALPAGILGSGFALKVQEQHRQKHFEKRRNPAAALIQAAWRFYATNLSRTDLVSTWDFYEQTVSVPMYRLIPPVNQLDILRSLKGKSGFRKDSQLEVAPSSEISHKDTLCGCCPRSNSRKPSLKEKGSPSKSTGGKEAKTPKPEEGVKESPSKVTKSLSFTERNKAKHAFKMKDGASRQNSEVLIELQDEDFAMKRSPAIEGLIKASLPEDFGDDRGFHSEFVPDLSPGLKVTIRAICIMRFLVSKRRFKESLRPYDVMDVIEQYSAGHLDMLSRIKNLQSRVDQIVGKGAAAGEKDKPKSDTEMAEDPSMMGRLNKMEKQVGAMDLKLNFLVSVYTTHMGIPRSETEALLGFKIPYPAPPYHSPDDKSEKAQDANEKSVSPVHPGPNGTPTDSQCRPSTSWHQQDDHPLSVPLWNNSRGVSPIGTDDPSLYRLPPPPFYENGDSSRSRRSRRPVQQQAAIESDTSLSIPSVDHEELERSFSGFSISQAREEDYVPPVSLGLFGGGGGTLCTRLRPYLAEGESDTDSDLYTPGAPSPLSFTGEGPFGDRMWPGLK; encoded by the exons ATGGTGAAAAAATCCGCCAACGGTGAAGTTTATCACCCTCCGGCAGGGGAGAAGAAACTGAAAGTCGGCTTTGTGGGACTGGACCCCGGGGCTGCGGAGACGAGCCGAGACGGGGCACTTCTTATCGCCGGTTCCGAGAGCACAAAACGGGGCAGCATCCTGTGCAGACCGAGGTCCAGGGGGAGCATCGCTCACAAAAGAAACGCGCGTTATCGCAGACTGCAAAATTTCCTTTACAATGCGCTGGAAAGACCCCGCGGCTGGGCGTTCATTTACCACGCTTATGT GTTTCTGCTGGTGTTTTCCTGTCTGGTTCTGTCAGTGTTCGCAACAATCAAAGAATACAAGAAAAGCTCTGAGAGTGCCTTGTACATCCTG GAAATTGTGACAATCGTGGTGTTTGGTGTGGAATATATTGTGCGGATTTGGGCAGCGGGCTGCTGCTGTCGCTACAGAGGATGGAGAGGAAGGCTGAGATTTGCACGCAAACCCTTCTGTATCATCG ATATCATGGTCCTTTTTGCCTCGGTGTCTGTGCTGGCCGCTGGCTCACAGGGAAATGTTTTTGCCACCTCCGCCATTCGGAGTCTGAGGTTTCTTCAGATCCTTCGAATGCTGCGTATGGACCGGCGCGGTGGCACATGGAAGCTCCTGGGATCTGTGGTTTACGCACACAGCAAG GAACTCATTACGGCGTGGTATATTGGATTCCTTTGTCTTATCCTGGCATCTTTCTTGGTGTACTCAGTGGAGAAGGATGACAATGCAGAGATGTTCGAGACCTACGCAGACGCCCTCTGGTGGGGGCTG ATCACTCTTACAACTATTGGTTATGGGGACAAGTATCCTGTCACATGGAACGGGCGTCTAATTGCTGCCACATTCAGTTTGATCGGTGTAGCTTTTTTCGCTCTTCCTGCG GGTATCCTGGGCTCAGGATTTGCTCTAAAGGTTCAAGAGCAGCACAGACAGAAGCATTTTGAGAAGCGTCGTAACCCTGCTGCAGCTCTTATCCAG GCAGCTTGGAGATTTTATGCCACAAATCTTTCCCGGACAGACCTGGTGTCCACATGGGACTTTTATGAGCAGACTGTGTCGGTCCCAATGTACAG ACTCATCCCTCCTGTAAATCAGCTCGACATATTAAGGAGCCTGAAGGGAAAATCTGGTTTCAG GAAGGACTCCCAGCTAGAAGTCGCTCCAAG TAGTGAGATTTCACACAAAGACACCCTGTGTGGGTGCTGCCCGAGAAGCAATAG TCGTAAACCCAGCTTGAAAGAGAAAGGCAGTCCCTCTAAAAGCACCGGGGGGAAGGAAGCCAAGACCCCCAAGCCAGAGGAGGGAGTCAAAGAGAGTCCAAGCAAAGTGACCAAGAGCTTGAGCTTCACAGAGCGGAACAAAGCAAAACACGCTTTCAAAATGAAAGATGGAGCTTCTCGGCAGAACTCTGAAG TGCTGATTGAGTTGCAAGACGAGGACTTCGCCATGAAGCGTTCTCCAG CGATTGAGGGCTTAATCA AGGCAAGTCTTCCAGAAGATTTTGGGGATGACAGAGGTTTCCACTCTGAGTTTGTGCCGGATCTGTCTCCGGGACTCAAGGTCACCATCAGAGCGATCTG TATTATGCGGTTCCTGGTGTCTAAGAGGAGATTTAAAGAGAGCCTCAGGCCTTATGATGTGATGGATGTGATCGAGCAGTACTCAGCAGGCCATCTGGACATGCTATCACGCATCAAAAACCTTCAGTCCAG AGTGGATCAGATTGTGGGAAAGGGAGCTGCGGCAGGAGAAAAGGACAAGCCCAAAAGCGACACGGAGATGGCTGAGGACCCAAGCATGATGGGACGTCTTAACAAGATGGAAAAGCAG GTGGGGGCAATGGACCTCAAACTCAACTTTTTGGTCAGCGTGTACACCACACATATGGGCATCCCACGATCTGAGACCGAAGCCCTCCTTGGCTTTAAAATCCCTTACCCTGCTCCTCCCTACCACAGCCCTGACGATAAGAGCGAGAAAGCACAGGACGCGAATGAAAAGAGTGTATCCCCTGTCCATCCTGGTCCCAACGGGACTCCCACCGATAGCCAGTGTCGGCCCTCTACCTCATGGCATCAGCAGGATGACCATCCCCTCAGTGTGCCTCTCTGGAACAACAGCCGAGGAGTTTCGCCAATAGGCACTGATGACCCCTCACTGTACCGCCTCCCTCCTCCGCCGTTCTATGAGAATGGGGACAGCAGCCGCTCACGTAGGTCCAGGAGACCCGTCCAGCAGCAGGCAGCCATCGAGAGCGACACGTCCCTCTCCATTCCCTCAGTGGACCATGAGGAACTAGAGCGCTCTTTTAGCGGCTTTAGCATTTCTCAGGCCAGGGAAGAGGATTATGTGCCTCCGGTGAGTCTGGGGCTTTTTGGTGGAGGCGGCGGGACTCTGTGCACCCGCCTCAGGCCTTATCTGGCCGAGGGGGAGTCGGATACGGACTCTGACCTCTATACACCGGGAGCGCCGTCCCCTCTTTCGTTTACCGGAGAGGGGCCTTTCGGTGACCGGATGTGGCCTGGTCTGAAATAG